From Anopheles funestus chromosome 3RL, idAnoFuneDA-416_04, whole genome shotgun sequence, a single genomic window includes:
- the LOC125767315 gene encoding uncharacterized protein LOC125767315 isoform X1 has translation MGKRNAAAAIVEADRLQQFETPPKRMKHGPAATGIPTTTASPPAVAEPYSPNISASEFTLSKEFVDGTLLMDLTLKQWRTGRPIGKGSFGEIFLASDEIDTPVTGDNAKYVVKIEPHSNGPLFVEIHCLLNTAKRTETSIIPPGMPEYIASGSHMFKNERYRFLILKRYQRDLHSLIKNKRVNPKSIPVIACQILDVLEHLHDQGYVHSDIKAENLMIGTVEGTAQNGANRLSNGENGTDVQHQLHRSNGVTLPEGKGAKRGPKVSDEQHQANGGAASLQENGLYFHQEQEMCTRTRNLRPLKTVTYRDLSDEDERAANAVRSRGNFPRKRGRRRQEDTSFSCSISPRRSGYEELKAATEEAHWQELKRAALPKVTAEEPAPVEDRIHLIDFGLASKFVDSSGQHRPFCMDQRRAHDGTLEFTSRDAHMGAHARRSDLECLGYNLVYWCRGFLPWKDEKLLNQPEQVHRMKEYFMTDVREMLRLIYGEDCPGYLGDFLAYVGNLTYDERPDYQYCKSLFYKELKRLGCPVSRSQPLRLDVNAIMQLSEPLTAQDEAEITNKINHVKSLMKMGALIPYRENTLHSKGSSPKNLRSKRSDINGKNANAPTATTVTEGAVPGASLPNATAPAASTICTRKKEKQFSCEEIFATDADQIARDRVEKEFERAEQMEETVIRYTGRPTYAIQELLERKSRGHSLGSGLEYTESEGYIKGYTKPMMDILRKRQSQLFRQIEEMNSTTEKSNEIIKAKDTESRDSEHAPMEQDSDKSDEGEGEENDVDDAVESTPVNDYEDEDDVSVVKLSKYEQDDDFELASDDEDEDDFVEDDEEKEAASSEEEEDESVEEEEDEAEEDYGEEEEEEEEEPVVQNGYESRGSYRRKKESKSRKKEDTDSDFINDGGCEVEGTDPSNLPDEAGAAEANVEDQQDSDFNDQDSTATGSEVIVPVERQPKRKRGRPRKNPQSNDGQKSVKERDDKTSSSKSEATHDNEEEANDDPAVTDRYRRKIHAAKQRSGHRKKRQQQVLDDGDGDNARLFEDQHDTGSRLADGQEAVQKQNHHHYNNNNHCNSKAYYGDVDDSSHDMAPPNSTAGGDGLMDRNASKYRYVKRRKSGLRERIRPTDRGTDYADNMQRKRKAALQNKRRRESAALHGEMEDAGEPVAEEDYSCGSSTSSSSSSSSSGSTSQSVSSSCASNRSRVVSQFSSAASLDSASIVSSQIRRGRKRKQVPTVSSRDSSGTRQSAVQCRTSAGRPRKRATVTDNETGHSNSRWSPSNSNGSQSAATSRSSSVSTSGKTNEYGNLPQRLATLPESQHDDFVEEHDDGDDTRDADYSPICTRRRRADLHRKTATTGIRKRNDSKGLIGKGTGSAPSTSSCSAVNGGGGISLPPAYGPSSSIPRRLDIIQPPPAPPVAAAAALIQHHHQQQQQQHRIRRPQHHMAYQNYYRVNDQHHLPSTMLVRTYSRG, from the exons ATGGGGAAAAgaaatgcagcagcagcaattgtTGAAGCCGATCGGTTGCAGCAGTTTGAGACGCCACCGAAGCGGATGAAGCATGGTCCGGCAGCAACGGGTATACCGACGACCACAGCTTCACCGCCTGCTGTTGCCGAACCATATTCGCCCAACATCAGCGCGAGTGAGTTTACGCTTAGCAAAGAGTTTGTTGATGGCACTTTGCTTATGGATCTCACCTTAAAGCAATGGCGTACGGGCAGGCCAATTG GGAAGGGAAGCTTCGGGGAAATTTTCCTCGCATCAGATGAGATCGATACACCAGTGACGGGCGATAATGCTAAATATGTGGTCAAAATTGAGCCACATTCAAATGGTCCACTGTTTGTGGAAATTCATTGTTTGCTCAACACCGCCAAACGTACAG aaACAAGCATTATCCCGCCGGGCATGCCAGAGTACATTGCATCCGGATCGCATATGTTTAAAAACGAACGGTACCGCTTTCTCATCCTTAAGCGTTATCAACGTGATCTGCATTCGCTGATAAAGAATAAACGGGTCAATCCGAAAAGCATTCCTGTGATCGCCTGCCAAATACTGGACGTGCTGGAACACTTGCACGATCAAGGCTATGTGCATTCGGACATAAAGGCGGAAAATTTAATGATCGGCACGGTGGAGGGAACAGCACAGAATGGTGCGAACCGTTTATCAAACGGTGAGAACGGTACAGACGTTCAGCATCAGTTGCATCGGTCCAATGGAGTGACACTGCCAGAAGGGAAGGGAGCAAAAAGGGGACCGAAAGTCTCTGACGAGCAGCATCAGGCCAACGGAGGTGCTGCAAGCTTGCAGGAAAATGGGCTTTACTTTCATCAGGAGCAGGAGATGTGTACACGTACGCGCAATCTTCGTCCGTTGAAAACGGTCACGTATCGGGATTTGAGTGATGAAGATGAGCGTGCTGCCAACGCTGTCCGTTCGAGGGGAAATTTTCCAAGAAAGCGTGGTCGGCGGCGTCAGGAAGATACGTCGTTTAGCTGTTCCATCTCGCCGCGGCGCTCTGGATATGAGGAACTGAAAGCTGCTACGGAGGAAGCGCATTGGCAGGAACTGAAACGTGCAGCACTACCGAAGGTGACGGCGGAAGAACCTGCGCCAGTGGAAGATCGCATACATTTAATCGACTTCGGTCTGGCGTCGAAGTTCGTTGATTCAAGTGGCCAGCATAGACCCTTTTGCATGGATCAGCGCCGAGCGCACGACGGTACGCTTGAGTTTACCTCCCGCGATGCACACATGGGGGCGCATGCCCGACGTAGCGATCTGGAGTGTCTCGGGTACAATCTGGTGTACTGGTGCCGCGGATTTCTGCCCTGGAAGGACGAGAAGCTGCTCAACCAGCCGGAACAGGTGCATCGTATGAAGGAGTACTTTATGACCGATGTGCGTGAGATGTTGCGCCTGATCTATGGCGAGGATTGTCCGGGGTATCTCGGCGATTTCCTAGCGTACGTTGGAAACCTAACATACGATGAGCGACCTGACTATCAGTACTGCAAGTCGCTGTTCTACAAGGAGCTGAAAAGATTGGGCTGCCCGGTTAGCCGAAGCCAACCGCTACGGTTAGATGTGAACGCAATCATGCAGCTGAGTGAACCGTTGACGGCACAGGACGAAGCAGAAATAACGAACAAAATCAACCATGTCAAGTCGCTAATGAAGATGGGCGCACTCATACCGTATCGAGAGAATACACTGCACAGTAAGGGATCCTCGCCAAAGAATCTTCGTTCCAAGCGAAGCGATATCAACGGCAAGAATGCGAATGCACCGACGGCGACCACGGTCACGGAAGGGGCAGTACCGGGTGCATCGTTACCGAATGCGACAGCCCCTGCCGCGTCGACGATCTGTACGcggaaaaaagagaagcaatTTTCGTGTGAAGAAATTTTTGCCACCGATGCGGACCAGATCGCGCGCGATCGCGTAGAAAAGGAATTTGAACGGGCCGAACAGATGGAGGAAACCGTAATTCGTTACACCGGCAGGCCAACGTACGCAATACAAGAGCTGCTGGAGAGAAAGTCACGTGGGCATAGCCTCGGCAGTGGTTTGGAGTACACGGAAAGTGAAGGGTACATCAAGGGTTACACTAAACCAATGATGGACATATTGCGCAAACGGCAGTCGCAACTGTTCCGCCAGATCGAGGAAATGAATTCCACTACGGAAAAGAGCAATGAAATCATTAAGGCGAAAGATACCGAGTCACGTGACAGTGAGCATGCTCCTATGGAGCAAGATAGCGATAAGAGCGATGAAGGAGAAGGAGAGGAAAACGACGTGGATGATGCGGTGGAATCTACGCCGGTTAATGATTACGAAGACGAGGATGATGTTAGTGTGGTGAAACTGTCGAAGTATGAGCAGGATGACGATTTTGAGCTGGCTTcggatgatgaagatgaggaCGATTTTGTGGAGGACGACGAGGAAAAGGAGGCAGCAAGCAGCGAGGAAGAGGAGGATGAGAGCGTCGAGGAAGAGGAAGACGAAGCGGAAGAAGATTACGGGGAGGAggaagaagaggaggaagaggaaccGGTTGTACAGAATGGTTATGAATCCCGCGGATCCTATCGTCGCAAAAAGGAGAGCAAAAGTCGCAAAAAGGAAGATACGGACAGTGACTTTATTAATGATGGTGGCTGTGAGGTGGAAGGAACTGATCCCAGCAACCTTCCGGACGAAGCAGGAGCAGCGGAGGCGAACGTTGAAGATCAGCAGGATAGCGATTTCAATGATCAAGATAGTACAGCAACCGGGAGTGAGGTGATCGTACCGGTGGAACGGCAGCCGAAACGAAAGCGTGGTAGACCGCGCAAAAATCCACAATCGAATGATGGTCAAAAATCGGTCAAAGAACGTGATGATAAAACTAGCAGCAGTAAAAGCGAGGCGACCCATGACAACGAGGAGGAAGCTAATGATGATCCTGCAGTGACGGATCGTTACAGGAGGAAGATTCACGCAGCAAAACAGCGGTCAGGTCATCGGAAAAAACGTCAGCAGCAAGTGCTGGATGACGGCGATGGTGATAATGCGCGTTTGTTCGAGGACCAACACGACACCGGAAGCCGGTTGGCGGATGGGCAGGAAGCGGTACAGAAACAGAACCATCATCactacaataacaacaaccacTGCAACAGTAAGGCGTACTATGGTGATGTGGACGATTCGTCACATGATATGGCACCACCCAACAGTACCGCTGGTGGCGATGGGTTGATGGATCGGAATGCTTCCAAGTATCGGTACGTGAAGCGCCGTAAGTCCGGGCTACGGGAACGCATCAGACCTACGGATCGTGGCACGGACTATGCGGACAACATGCAGCGAAAGCGAAAAGCGGCACTGCAGAATAAAAGACGCCGGGAATCGGCCGCTCTACACGGGGAGATGGAAGATGCGGGCGAACCGGTTGCCGAGGAAGATTATTCGTGCGGCagtagcaccagcagcagcagcagtagcagcagtagcggtAGTACTAGTCAATCCGTCTCCTCATCATGCGCCAGCAACAGAAGTCGGGTGGTATCACAGTTTTCGTCGGCAGCATCACTCGATTCGGCTTCCATCGTTTCTTCGCAGATACGGCGCGGAAGGAAACGAAAGCAAGTGCCGACCGTTTCGTCGCGTGATAGTAGCGGAACCCGACAGTCCGCCGTACAATGCCGTACCAGTGCCGGGCGGCCACGGAAACGTGCGACGGTGACAGACAACGAGACTGGTCACTCCAACAGCCGTTGGAGCCCCTCGAATTCGAACGGTAGTCAATCGGCTGCTACATCGCGCTCATCTTCTGTGTCCACGTCCGGCAAAACTAACGAATACGGCAATCTGCCGCAAAGGTTAGCTACCCTGCCAGAGTCTCAGCATGATGATTTTGTTGAGGAACAcgacgatggtgatgatacGCGTGACGCAGACTATTCGCCGATTTGCACCAGAAGGAGACGGGCCGATTTGCACCGGAAAACTGCAACGACCGGCATTCGGAAAAGGAATGATTCGAAAG
- the LOC125767315 gene encoding enolase-phosphatase E1 isoform X2, producing MGKRNAAAAIVEADRLQQFETPPKRMKHGPAATGIPTTTASPPAVAEPYSPNISASEFTLSKEFVDGTLLMDLTLKQWRTGRPIGKGSFGEIFLASDEIDTPVTGDNAKYVVKIEPHSNGPLFVEIHCLLNTAKRTETSIIPPGMPEYIASGSHMFKNERYRFLILKRYQRDLHSLIKNKRVNPKSIPVIACQILDVLEHLHDQGYVHSDIKAENLMIGTVEGTAQNGANRLSNGENGTDVQHQLHRSNGVTLPEGKGAKRGPKVSDEQHQANGGAASLQENGLYFHQEQEMCTRTRNLRPLKTVTYRDLSDEDERAANAVRSRGNFPRKRGRRRQEDTSFSCSISPRRSGYEELKAATEEAHWQELKRAALPKVTAEEPAPVEDRIHLIDFGLASKFVDSSGQHRPFCMDQRRAHDGTLEFTSRDAHMGAHARRSDLECLGYNLVYWCRGFLPWKDEKLLNQPEQVHRMKEYFMTDVREMLRLIYGEDCPGYLGDFLAYVGNLTYDERPDYQYCKSLFYKELKRLGCPVSRSQPLRLDVNAIMQLSEPLTAQDEAEITNKINHVKSLMKMGALIPYRENTLHSKGSSPKNLRSKRSDINGKNANAPTATTVTEGAVPGASLPNATAPAASTICTRKKEKQFSCEEIFATDADQIARDRVEKEFERAEQMEETVIRYTGRPTYAIQELLERKSRGHSLGSGLEYTESEGYIKGYTKPMMDILRKRQSQLFRQIEEMNSTTEKSNEIIKAKDTESRDSEHAPMEQDSDKSDEGEGEENDVDDAVESTPVNDYEDEDDVSVVKLSKYEQDDDFELASDDEDEDDFVEDDEEKEAASSEEEEDESVEEEEDEAEEDYGEEEEEEEEEPVVQNGYESRGSYRRKKESKSRKKEDTDSDFINDGGCEVEGTDPSNLPDEAGAAEANVEDQQDSDFNDQDSTATGSEVIVPVERQPKRKRGRPRKNPQSNDGQKSVKERDDKTSSSKSEATHDNEEEANDDPAVTDRYRRKIHAAKQRSGHRKKRQQQVLDDGDGDNARLFEDQHDTGSRLADGQEAVQKQNHHHYNNNNHCNSKAYYGDVDDSSHDMAPPNSTAGGDGLMDRNASKYRYVKRRKSGLRERIRPTDRGTDYADNMQRKRKAALQNKRRRESAALHGEMEDAGEPVAEEDYSCGSSTSSSSSSSSSGSTSQSVSSSCASNRSRVVSQFSSAASLDSASIVSSQIRRGRKRKQVPTVSSRDSSGTRQSAVQCRTSAGRPRKRATVTDNETGHSNSRWSPSNSNGSQSAATSRSSSVSTSGKTNEYGNLPQRLATLPESQHDDFVEEHDDGDDTRDADYSPICTRRRRADLHRKTATTGIRKRNDSKGSFSLI from the exons ATGGGGAAAAgaaatgcagcagcagcaattgtTGAAGCCGATCGGTTGCAGCAGTTTGAGACGCCACCGAAGCGGATGAAGCATGGTCCGGCAGCAACGGGTATACCGACGACCACAGCTTCACCGCCTGCTGTTGCCGAACCATATTCGCCCAACATCAGCGCGAGTGAGTTTACGCTTAGCAAAGAGTTTGTTGATGGCACTTTGCTTATGGATCTCACCTTAAAGCAATGGCGTACGGGCAGGCCAATTG GGAAGGGAAGCTTCGGGGAAATTTTCCTCGCATCAGATGAGATCGATACACCAGTGACGGGCGATAATGCTAAATATGTGGTCAAAATTGAGCCACATTCAAATGGTCCACTGTTTGTGGAAATTCATTGTTTGCTCAACACCGCCAAACGTACAG aaACAAGCATTATCCCGCCGGGCATGCCAGAGTACATTGCATCCGGATCGCATATGTTTAAAAACGAACGGTACCGCTTTCTCATCCTTAAGCGTTATCAACGTGATCTGCATTCGCTGATAAAGAATAAACGGGTCAATCCGAAAAGCATTCCTGTGATCGCCTGCCAAATACTGGACGTGCTGGAACACTTGCACGATCAAGGCTATGTGCATTCGGACATAAAGGCGGAAAATTTAATGATCGGCACGGTGGAGGGAACAGCACAGAATGGTGCGAACCGTTTATCAAACGGTGAGAACGGTACAGACGTTCAGCATCAGTTGCATCGGTCCAATGGAGTGACACTGCCAGAAGGGAAGGGAGCAAAAAGGGGACCGAAAGTCTCTGACGAGCAGCATCAGGCCAACGGAGGTGCTGCAAGCTTGCAGGAAAATGGGCTTTACTTTCATCAGGAGCAGGAGATGTGTACACGTACGCGCAATCTTCGTCCGTTGAAAACGGTCACGTATCGGGATTTGAGTGATGAAGATGAGCGTGCTGCCAACGCTGTCCGTTCGAGGGGAAATTTTCCAAGAAAGCGTGGTCGGCGGCGTCAGGAAGATACGTCGTTTAGCTGTTCCATCTCGCCGCGGCGCTCTGGATATGAGGAACTGAAAGCTGCTACGGAGGAAGCGCATTGGCAGGAACTGAAACGTGCAGCACTACCGAAGGTGACGGCGGAAGAACCTGCGCCAGTGGAAGATCGCATACATTTAATCGACTTCGGTCTGGCGTCGAAGTTCGTTGATTCAAGTGGCCAGCATAGACCCTTTTGCATGGATCAGCGCCGAGCGCACGACGGTACGCTTGAGTTTACCTCCCGCGATGCACACATGGGGGCGCATGCCCGACGTAGCGATCTGGAGTGTCTCGGGTACAATCTGGTGTACTGGTGCCGCGGATTTCTGCCCTGGAAGGACGAGAAGCTGCTCAACCAGCCGGAACAGGTGCATCGTATGAAGGAGTACTTTATGACCGATGTGCGTGAGATGTTGCGCCTGATCTATGGCGAGGATTGTCCGGGGTATCTCGGCGATTTCCTAGCGTACGTTGGAAACCTAACATACGATGAGCGACCTGACTATCAGTACTGCAAGTCGCTGTTCTACAAGGAGCTGAAAAGATTGGGCTGCCCGGTTAGCCGAAGCCAACCGCTACGGTTAGATGTGAACGCAATCATGCAGCTGAGTGAACCGTTGACGGCACAGGACGAAGCAGAAATAACGAACAAAATCAACCATGTCAAGTCGCTAATGAAGATGGGCGCACTCATACCGTATCGAGAGAATACACTGCACAGTAAGGGATCCTCGCCAAAGAATCTTCGTTCCAAGCGAAGCGATATCAACGGCAAGAATGCGAATGCACCGACGGCGACCACGGTCACGGAAGGGGCAGTACCGGGTGCATCGTTACCGAATGCGACAGCCCCTGCCGCGTCGACGATCTGTACGcggaaaaaagagaagcaatTTTCGTGTGAAGAAATTTTTGCCACCGATGCGGACCAGATCGCGCGCGATCGCGTAGAAAAGGAATTTGAACGGGCCGAACAGATGGAGGAAACCGTAATTCGTTACACCGGCAGGCCAACGTACGCAATACAAGAGCTGCTGGAGAGAAAGTCACGTGGGCATAGCCTCGGCAGTGGTTTGGAGTACACGGAAAGTGAAGGGTACATCAAGGGTTACACTAAACCAATGATGGACATATTGCGCAAACGGCAGTCGCAACTGTTCCGCCAGATCGAGGAAATGAATTCCACTACGGAAAAGAGCAATGAAATCATTAAGGCGAAAGATACCGAGTCACGTGACAGTGAGCATGCTCCTATGGAGCAAGATAGCGATAAGAGCGATGAAGGAGAAGGAGAGGAAAACGACGTGGATGATGCGGTGGAATCTACGCCGGTTAATGATTACGAAGACGAGGATGATGTTAGTGTGGTGAAACTGTCGAAGTATGAGCAGGATGACGATTTTGAGCTGGCTTcggatgatgaagatgaggaCGATTTTGTGGAGGACGACGAGGAAAAGGAGGCAGCAAGCAGCGAGGAAGAGGAGGATGAGAGCGTCGAGGAAGAGGAAGACGAAGCGGAAGAAGATTACGGGGAGGAggaagaagaggaggaagaggaaccGGTTGTACAGAATGGTTATGAATCCCGCGGATCCTATCGTCGCAAAAAGGAGAGCAAAAGTCGCAAAAAGGAAGATACGGACAGTGACTTTATTAATGATGGTGGCTGTGAGGTGGAAGGAACTGATCCCAGCAACCTTCCGGACGAAGCAGGAGCAGCGGAGGCGAACGTTGAAGATCAGCAGGATAGCGATTTCAATGATCAAGATAGTACAGCAACCGGGAGTGAGGTGATCGTACCGGTGGAACGGCAGCCGAAACGAAAGCGTGGTAGACCGCGCAAAAATCCACAATCGAATGATGGTCAAAAATCGGTCAAAGAACGTGATGATAAAACTAGCAGCAGTAAAAGCGAGGCGACCCATGACAACGAGGAGGAAGCTAATGATGATCCTGCAGTGACGGATCGTTACAGGAGGAAGATTCACGCAGCAAAACAGCGGTCAGGTCATCGGAAAAAACGTCAGCAGCAAGTGCTGGATGACGGCGATGGTGATAATGCGCGTTTGTTCGAGGACCAACACGACACCGGAAGCCGGTTGGCGGATGGGCAGGAAGCGGTACAGAAACAGAACCATCATCactacaataacaacaaccacTGCAACAGTAAGGCGTACTATGGTGATGTGGACGATTCGTCACATGATATGGCACCACCCAACAGTACCGCTGGTGGCGATGGGTTGATGGATCGGAATGCTTCCAAGTATCGGTACGTGAAGCGCCGTAAGTCCGGGCTACGGGAACGCATCAGACCTACGGATCGTGGCACGGACTATGCGGACAACATGCAGCGAAAGCGAAAAGCGGCACTGCAGAATAAAAGACGCCGGGAATCGGCCGCTCTACACGGGGAGATGGAAGATGCGGGCGAACCGGTTGCCGAGGAAGATTATTCGTGCGGCagtagcaccagcagcagcagcagtagcagcagtagcggtAGTACTAGTCAATCCGTCTCCTCATCATGCGCCAGCAACAGAAGTCGGGTGGTATCACAGTTTTCGTCGGCAGCATCACTCGATTCGGCTTCCATCGTTTCTTCGCAGATACGGCGCGGAAGGAAACGAAAGCAAGTGCCGACCGTTTCGTCGCGTGATAGTAGCGGAACCCGACAGTCCGCCGTACAATGCCGTACCAGTGCCGGGCGGCCACGGAAACGTGCGACGGTGACAGACAACGAGACTGGTCACTCCAACAGCCGTTGGAGCCCCTCGAATTCGAACGGTAGTCAATCGGCTGCTACATCGCGCTCATCTTCTGTGTCCACGTCCGGCAAAACTAACGAATACGGCAATCTGCCGCAAAGGTTAGCTACCCTGCCAGAGTCTCAGCATGATGATTTTGTTGAGGAACAcgacgatggtgatgatacGCGTGACGCAGACTATTCGCCGATTTGCACCAGAAGGAGACGGGCCGATTTGCACCGGAAAACTGCAACGACCGGCATTCGGAAAAGGAATGATTCGAAAG